The window TTTTGGTaagtttttcaaattttattttctttgtgttttaatTTGTAGTTAGTTTTTTAGGAtacattatatgttttaggaACATTAGGTAGTAATGTAAAGGAACTTGGTATCTTAGAACAACATGCAATGGGTCTTTTAGGACTGTTAGGGAAGAAAATGGATCTACGACATGGTAGAGAAAAATCTTATGTTTGTCCATATATGCATCTCTAGATTTGCTCTGAActgatttcggagatgtatcccCTAATTGGGCGCAGTAAAAAAATTGGGacattttatggtttttttttaatttctccgTACATGCTGTTTATATCTGTCTCTATTTATAATGCAGGTGCAGTGGCTGACAACAACGAAGGTAAGATTAGGGCCGAACGTGTATGTCCCAAACCGCGTCGGTACAACATGAAATGGCCGCAACTAGGATCATGAGGCCACGAGTTACTGATGACTCATTTGATGCTCCGTCTACTTCGCATCCCTGACCATCTGGTTCTTGTAGCCGACTCTCTCAAACATCTCAGGCATATGATGCATCAGAATCTAAGGATCTTGAGGCCTCTGTTGACCTTGAAGCCCATGAGGAAGCCGATCAGGATGCCTTATTAGAGAGTTATCCAATAAAGCCACATGacacttagaaatattttctgAGTTTTTTTCCTTTGAATATCTAATTTGGTTGCtttcaaaaaataacaaaaactattttttttgaatgTTTTATCTCAaactcttattttcttttaaaaaaaatactctcTCGATATTAAAAACTACAGTGCTACACAGTAGAATACAACTCACAATATCTCACAGATCAATTAAAACTTTCTTGAATATCTTGTAGTGAAAAAACCAAATATTAAACTCAAAGACTACAAATATTAtcaaatagtattttttttttcacattgtctgaatttctaaaaaatggaagaaaaaaataaatttgtgagataggaaataaaataataacaaacatTTTGTTTATGATCAAAATTTTTTTACTATCCATCTTGAAGTCTTAGAGTAGAAGTAGAGATTAAGCATGATTATGGAAGTATCAACATAAGTAGCGTTCAACTTATGCATTATCATCCAAGTAGGTGCATTCTCATGATTTTtagtattaatttattttgttttaaatgcttttatttttaattcgttAAATTCCTTTTTAGGACTTAATAAAGTTTCAAATGAATTTTGGAAAAGATCTATGCGTGAAAAAATCATCATAACAAATAGAGTTGTATGGTATTTTACTATAGAAGTTATGCTGACGAAGAATGGAGAAAGATTTccatcaagaaacaaaagaaaagaacaaaaattaCAAGTATGAGAAAAAACGTGTTCCACCAGACAGATAGATTGGCAAAATTTGGAGCATGAAATTAATACatcaatatttttaaaagaagTGGTGCACCAAATATCAAGACCAACACAATTTCTATGATTTGAAACACTACTACAAAACGCACATACAAAAATGCTAAAGTCACCACGGTTCTTCCAAAAATTATGGTGACACTTCTAAACTCAtgtactaatattttttattttttaattaaaaaatttaagggTATAATTACGATTACTTCCATAACCGTGGTGATACAATCATTATATTACATGAGACAATTTTCAACAAAGTGCAAAAGTTTCATAGACTTCTCTTCAATCACAATTGCTGCCCCCGACTTTAAATCTCCACTCAAATGGTCGTCTAGCTGCAGGGGACAATTGGAATCAAGTTAGTCTCTATGGATCATGAGCATAAGTTGTCAAAAGTTCAAAAGAAAACATGAGAAAAATGACGTTTTCAACTTTGGAAAAATTCGCCATAGTAATGTTTATTTTTGCGATATTCCCCAATTTTCGCaagctaaaaaatcaaaatttaatcatCAAATAAAAGTTCTTGTTTCAACAAAAGCACTTCCCAAAAGAAGCATTCAAAAGCGTGGTTTAATTCATGAGAACTCAAAGTATAAGTGTGGAATTCAAATGCAAATTCAATACAAATTTAAGGCAAATTCAAGTTATAATCAAGTTACCATTCACATTACATTTTGATTTGGTACTTATGCTAAACCCCAACATGTTTTGCTACTAACTAACTCCAACTTCCTTAGAGGCAGCACTTCTTATAGGCAGCACTTAGGCCTTGggccttccaaacataaattagggttaaccaagttaacctaatttccacatcatcaggatGTTCACATATGCTGTAGTACGAGATATTTTAGCGCAAACCATACAACAcaaaatatatagtttcctaaattgtagcccgagataaataaggaaacataatagctAAAATATAACAGCTACTGTTGTCagatactgatgtcatgacatcgagcatgacatccaaccaaaacctgtattagccCAACCATACAATCCTGCACAACACTACGCATAGTGTGTAatgacattagtcaagacatcacacacaccggaatgttttaccataaaatgcagtCAATTTAAAAGCATCTACAAACACCCCCTTTGgaaattttttggctaaaacaaccggTCACCACATTATCAGAGAATCTTTGCAGCAGAAAAACACACAACACACAACCACTCATCCACACCTGCATGAATAGCTAATACAACTACATATTACCACATCAGTCAGCATGCATGACTATATTACATAGCTATACTACTGCTACAACTACCAGACAGCAAACACAACTACAAAACTACCATACCATCACACATACCATCATGCATATCTACACTACCATCATTCATACCACCACACAAACAGCTCAATACTTCCATCATGCATCAGTACTAACTAACTGCAGAAATAAACTGCAAAATTAGACTTCATTCAACAACACCATCCAAAAAAATTacttgttctggggtgacatacTCTACTTCCCCTTTGTGCCAGAAATATTGCCAAAGCAACCTTGATATTCAATAAGTATCGGCCAGATTCAAAAAGAAACAACCAAAAAAAATACAGATCACCAAGAAAGACCAGAAAGACTCTAGTCCTCAGACTCAGAACTAATGGAGCCAACATCATCTTCTTCGCCTGTGCCATCATCTTGACTGGCCTCTTCTTCTCCTTCCTCGTCTAAACCAGCCTCATGTTCATTCTCATTAAATTGAGCACCGTCTTCCATCTCAAGAGAGCTGATTAACTTTTCAAGAGTCAGCTTTCTGGACTCCAGCTCCTTGCATGTTTCCTTGAGCATTGCTATCACAGCAGCTTTACCTGTAGGTGTGCTGTCTTTGGATTTTCCAGCTGATGTTGTGACAATGTCAGGAACATGTTTCCTTGAGAATTGCTATCACAACAGCTTTCCTCTCACATATACTTTTATAAAATCCTTTGATTTTCTATCAGCACAGTTTTCTGATAGATTCGCAATGAACTCTTTAACCAGCATTTCATAGCACACAGGCAAATGAACAACTGTTTTCAATAGTCCAGCTTCATGAATCAGATCCATGATCTCTTTATTCTCAAGGACATTCTAAGCCAACTCCCTTTAGCTAACCTCTTGTGGTGAACATATTTCCACCTATTGACATTGGAAGGATAATGAAAAGAGATATTATCAATGGGTACCTCAGGAACACTAGCAGCCAGCTTGCTAGTTGTTGGTCTCTTGGTGGAATGTCTTAAACATTAACATCAGAGTCTGTGTCAATAATAGTTTGAGCCTTCCTTTTCTTGGGAATCACCTTGCTCCAATATTTGGTGGGACCAACAGAAACACTCTGAGATATAGCTATGCTCTTTATGAGACATGTAAAGGTACTTTTCTTCTTGATATAATCAACAGAGCGACTTTTAGGACCAACCTTTCTCTTGGGAGAACTTTGTACAACAACCTTACCTTTCCTCCTAGTCATGAGCCTTTTGGCTATGCCAGGGTTCACAGCAGCTACCAGATCATTATCAGAATAGTCATCAAGATCCACAACATGTGTGCCTGTGCTTGTAGCAATACATATACCAGCATCTGCACCAGTATTCCCAATGTCATTGACATCCTCAGTGACATCTTCATTATCATTGTCTTTGtgaacatcatcatcaacaatgtGGACATCATCATCATTAGAGGACTTCCCTATGATGTTTGTCCTAGTTACAGCAACGGGTTCAGGAATCATAGTTTGTAGAGGAACGGATATCCTAGGGACCTGATGTTGTTCATCCAAGATACGAGTAACACGTTTGGTAATGGCTTTGTTAACATACTTTAATCctgtttaccagtgatttctgacaaacaaccgctagtcctccaaaggtatatactttggtaacttacagggtcgactagattgatcctaggacatgtgtctcgaGAGTTCGTATCTTTGTGATTTGATTCATGATCGATGATATTTCTAGATTATGAATATTATCAAAATCTTTTGACTAACTTCGACTTTCAAGAATCTATTAACAGTAACTCTAAGTGCAACTTAAAGATTAAAGAAATAAATGATGAAACTATAAGTAAACCGCATGTAAAAGACTTTAACTTAAATTGCAGTAAGTAAATGACTTGAATGAATAAACTTGTAAATGTAAAGAAAGCAAAATAAAGACTTTCGACGTAAATTTAACTTATATTGAATAAGTAAAACAAAGAGTAAATGTGGTGTTCTTCATACATACAGTATTTCAGCAAATTCTCTTTTCTCTAATGCTGGTACTTCGAGTAACTTTTGTGAATTTCTGTATATTAATTTGAACACACCTTAATCTAAACATTAAGACTTCTATTTATACtagttcgaccctaacggtctctaCGTAGATTACTGTCACGTCCGATATTTCAAACGTCGCTTCGTTTCAGATGCTTCCACGCGTTCGTCATGCAAAACCGTTCCGTTTGAATTTCAAACTTTCCCGCTTAACACTTCGACTTTGCTGACGCTGTTGTCGAAGGGTACTTGCAAAGATTATAAAATCTCTTCCATCACATCCTTCGATACAACAAATATTTTCCTTCAAGGAAAGGACTTAAAATAGCATCACAAAAGCCATTTCTTCTTCATAACATAACACTTTTAAAGTATCATGATCCTTtgatcgaaatctccagctaacaaattgccccctatAAATATTTATTTCGAATTCATGCAGAAGTAGGCATTTTTTGATCACCAGATTTTGACTAAACCTTTTATAAACTCAAAGGTCTAATAACTGTCAGTCAATCACGACTTAACTTCCCAAAAACGTTCCATCGAGACGTTCGCTCAATTATTGTCATCATAACTACCTATTCCCTATAAAGTGAACAACAATTTTTCAACTTCCTCACCAAACCGCTAGCACGTGACCCACTACTCCTGCCAGGTGTACCCTACTGCCTCATAGATCTGCCCTATAAAAGCTAGCCACTATCTTTctattatactattaataattataacaatatgcaaaaatatagtatgtttatgttataaataaatattttaagtcTAATATTATTTgtccaattttttttaacattctaacattattttatctatttttaattataaaaattattttattgggttagatgaatTATCAAGATCAGATAATGGTTTGATTTGCGTTGCAGATCTATAATTCAACTAATGTGTATTGTTGTTTACTGTTATAATAtcgtttatgaatgaacaattttttatttggtgaaattaactcaatactattgttatttagaattatttttactaagttcaaataacaatatttatatcaatcgttagttggtccagtggtgattgacgcACGGTTCGATCCCTCGCAACTGCGATCCGGAgagggatggaaccacttgatgccagaactcgccctcGAACAATTTTAAAATCTGTAATTTTGTAGTTAATCTGCCGCTTAAATCATAGCTAATCTATAATAAATTCAATAaccaaaaaattaatatttttttttgtaatttttgcagCATCAAATATTAGTTGAGAAGGATGATTTATGAAATATGATGCTTCTTAATCTTACATAATAGTTATTTAAGGGTTATAATCTAATGATCAATAGTCAATACTATAGATTGAAACAACTAGATAAAAAGCTTAATTATGAAAACAAAAGACAAGCTTCAAAATATACCGTTAAAAAAAAGTTAGAATCTAAAAATGAGCTTCTTCATAATATAttgaaattatatattaaatgattTCGGAGAAAGAATGTACAAACCTTAGAGATCTAAAATCCACCTACTTATGGACTTCAACGCTATATTTACCTCTATGTTTCCACATATAACTAGTACATTGGTCTAGTTATGAAATCTCCAAACCATGTTTCTTTACTATTTTCAAGTAAATACAATATAATACTTACAAATTAATTTCTGCATTAAGGGTGTCTATAATTGAAGAGAATCGAAAAATGAAAGGCAAAACAAAAGCTAAAACAAATAACagaaaacaattaaacaaaaacaacatcacaaaatagttttatataataattaattaataatttaaataatatttattaaataattaatggtgcgacatataaataaataatttccaACTATTTTGTGAATTAGTCATTGACACATGATACCTTTagttatttcataaatattatttaatcattatttattttaaattttattacaaaataaatttttttattaataaatatgatGTGACAACTATTTTGTGAGGTTGTGTCCTAAATAAAATGTCTTGTCTCAACTACACAATACAAGATAAAAAAACCCCAAAACATAAGTTTTTTTAAgagaagattaaaaaaaatagaacgagtaaaaatgcatttaagtttaaaaaaatagatgaaaaagaaaagtaaaatttaagaagaaatatttaaaaaaagaaaaattgcgTAGAGGAGTTAAAAAGAGGTTGCGAATGTGTAAACACAATTGAAACTTCTCAACTGCTCCTTCCTCACTTTCTATTAACAGATTAAAATGAGAAGTTAATCTTCTTGTCTTTATTAACCGTTTATAGGGTAAATtagaaaccaaaaaaaaaaatgttacatGAAAACTTAGTATTAATTAACTTGTTATAGAAGACAACAATTAATCACGAAAAAGTTATATCCaaatattcaaaatcaaaattaaaaaaataatatgctTTTCTGCTACTTAATATAGAAAAACTCTTATTTACTTGTTcctcaaaagagaaacaaaatttctcattcatttgtaattttttctTTCCACTTTTCGGTGATTTCCCAGCAGCCTCGTTCGGGAAAGTATTGATATTTTTCACAATCttcatatttaatataaaattatttccaAATAAGATTTTGTGAGAATGGTGGATAAATAGTTACTGGTTTTGGTTTTTGGTTATAACGGTTATATAGTGCATATTTTGcaaccaaaaaaaattaaatccttttgaagattttcatattttaaaatatggaaATAGGATTCTCAAAATCTCTTGGAAGGAAGAGGGTAGTTGTTTCTGAAAATATGgaatctttttcatcttttactcCTTTGAAGAGAGTATACAGTGCTAGATTCAATTTCAATTCTCATATATCTCTCCTTGAATCACTTCCTCAAGATATTTTGGTAATTATTTCaaccattttattattattattttttgaagattttgttcattttataattttatatattggATATTCTAAATTGCAGTTGCATGTTTTGTGTGGTGTTGACCATGATGATCTTAAGCAGCTTTTTCATGTGTCCAAAATCACTAGAGAAGCGGTATGCATTCTTCTTATAAATTAGTAGCATTGTAGTTAATCATTCTCTTAATTTTTAGTAATTGCTGGATTTTTTTTCTATGTTGCAGACACTTGTGGTGAAAGATTCGCATTTTAAGTTTAGCACGCCAAAGAAGAAGAGTTTTGATTCAAATGATAAATTTTCAGAAATCGTAACTCCAAATGCACCATTGAAGAAATTGAAAGGCTCGAAGTTTACTCGAGAGGAATTAAGTGATATTTCTGCGGTATTGTTCGGCGTCACGGATTGCACCATTGATGAAGATTATGAATAAATATTCTACTTAGGAACTTATTTGCAGATAGATTAGAAAGGATAGGGATTAATTTGTTATCTAGTTATTGCCTTATTATTTCACACGTTTATGgatcttttatttaataaaatgggaaaagttttgaagaagttgtatatgtttttttttttaattatgaaaatGGCAAAATCTGTTTATGGTGCTTTAAACTTTTCTCCCTTAATATCTTGTTAATCTATAGATTCATTTTGCTTTGATGATCTTCTTGAAAGATTCATACAAAAAATTACAATTATGGAGAATTTCCATTTAAAAGACTAATAGAGTCTAAAATCAAATATAGCAAATGGGGGAAATGTTACtttgtttttattaatgaatGGAGAATTTACCTACAGTTATATACTCCCTCAAACCGTTGAGTAGGGAAATAATTAAGGTCAACACTCTCATATCATTGAATTTAATTATGTACGGATATTCTCGATCAATCAAACTATATAACTCAAAAccattctctttttttattttattttagagaaaAGGGGACGTGCACTgatagtgtaaattatttttatactgTCAACTGATGACAATCAGGTATCTTACCAAGTCaccatttaaattttaaattattgatatgatttgacactttaaaataatttaattagataTCAGTGTAATACTTTTTTACACAAACAGTACACTATCATTAAACtctttattttactttaaaataaattaaaatttttaaataatttatactaAAGGTAGTATACCCAACTTAAACATATAGATACATTATCAATGGTTAAACTATCAGaataaagaaaaaaggaaataaataataaatttttttcgaaaatattaTCATATTTTGAGAAGTTAGTATGTGCTAGTCCATTCAGGCCTAATGGCCAAACTATACCAATCAGTCAGATAAATTTTAGAGaaatattctttctttctttatatttctttatATAAAGAGCTTCCACACTACCGTGAAAAGTTCATAATGTCCCTAGCGTACATCTTAAGGCACACCTATTTTTATCATTTCTCAAACCAAATTGAAGAGACACTCTTTTTACGTTAAAATTTAAtctggagatgtatctccgtatGCGTAAAAAGTATGTCTGAAGATGCAATTCCGTAAAtat is drawn from Vicia villosa cultivar HV-30 ecotype Madison, WI unplaced genomic scaffold, Vvil1.0 ctg.000044F_1_1, whole genome shotgun sequence and contains these coding sequences:
- the LOC131622751 gene encoding F-box protein At1g61340-like; this encodes MEIGFSKSLGRKRVVVSENMESFSSFTPLKRVYSARFNFNSHISLLESLPQDILLHVLCGVDHDDLKQLFHVSKITREATLVVKDSHFKFSTPKKKSFDSNDKFSEIVTPNAPLKKLKGSKFTREELSDISAVLFGVTDCTIDEDYE